Part of the Leptotrichia massiliensis genome, GGCTTGGAAATATCCGCATTCTGATGGAACGATTTCTTATGAAAGACTAATGGGAGATGTTGTTTTTGAAGATGTAACATTTGGATATAATGAAGAAAAGACAATACTTCATAATATCAATCTTTATGCAAAGCCAGGAGAAAAAATTGCCTTCGTTGGTGCAACAGGAGCTGGGAAAACTACAATTACAAACTTAATTAACAGATTTTACGATATTAACTCCGGAAAAATACGATATGATGGAATTAATATTGAAAAAATAAAAAAACAGGATTTAAGAGAATCGCTTGGAATTGTATTACAGGACACACACTTGTTCTCTGGAACAGTTGCCGACAACATTAGATATGGAAAACTTGATGCAACAGATGAAGAAGTGTATGCAGCTGCAAAACTTGCCAACGCTGACCATTTTATAAAACACTTGCCACAAGGCTATGACACTTACTTAAGTGGTGACGGCTCCAGCCTTTCACAAGGGCAACGGCAATTATTGTCAATAGCAAGAGCAGCAATCGCCGATCCACCAGTCTTAATTCTGGATGAAGCAACTTCAAGCATTGATACAAGAACAGAAAAAATCGTGCAGGAAGGAATGGATAAGTTGATGGTGGGAAGAACAGTCTTTGTAATCGCCCATAGACTTTCAACTATCAAAAATTCCGATGTGATAATGGTACTTGATCAAGGAAAAATTATCGAACGTGGAAATCACGATGAACTGATTGCACAAAAAGGAACTTATTATCAGCTTTATACAGGCGGATTTGAAAATCAGTAAATTATTTAATTTTTTAATTGTGTTAATAAAGCAATATTCATGAAACTAAAGTATCTATTAAAATACTTAAAATAAAAGAGTGGTATTATCCACTCTTTTTAATCAACAAAAAACAATTTTAATAATGTCCTCTACAAGAAATTATCCATAAAACCCCATTTTCATCAATGGCATAGACAAGCCTGTTAGTTTCGTCAATTCTTCGACTAAATCCTTTTCTATATTTCAAAGCTTCAGGTTTTCCTATTCCATTCAATGCTCCATTTCTTTCAATATCTTTTATGAGTTCATTAATCCTTTTTAAAGTTTTTTTATCTTGAGATTGCCAATATAAATAATCTGCCCAGCCATCATCAGTCCATAATTTATTCATCATCGACCTCGATTAAATCATGAACTTGCCCTTGCCCACTTTTCATCTGAGAAAACCCTCTATCTATTTTTGCAAGATATTCAGCATTTTGGACTGCTTTCAAAAATTGATTATATTTTTCAAGATTTATTAAAACTACATTTTCTTCATTTTTTCTTGTTACAATTACATCTTCATTTTCTTTCACTGCTTTATCACAATAACTTTTTAAATTATTTCTCATTGTTGAAAAACTTACAGCTAACATATTTATCACTCCTTTATAGTTTTTGTACAATTTATTATAGTTCTTTTTGTACAAAATGTCAATAAAAAAATAAAAACAAAAAATTGACAATTATGGTAAAATGTACTAAAATATTGTTGTAAAATATTTAAAAAAGGAGGGATACAGATGTATGCAATTGCATTTGATTTAAAAATTGATGATTTGAAAAAAAATTATGGGGATTCATATAACAGGGCTTACGATGAAATTCGACAGGAATTGGAGATACTGGGTTTTGAATGGACACAAGACAATTTATATGTGAATAGTACTCAAAAAGACACTTTAGCTGAAGTTTATAAAGCCATAACAAAACTAAAATCTATCGAATGGTTTAAAAATTCTGTAAGAGATACTAGAGCTTTTAAAGTTGAGGACTGGAGTGATTTTACAGCTATCGTGAAAGAATGATATAATAAAAATGGAGAAAAATTTGAAAGATAAATTTAAAAATGGGATCTATATTGTATATTTACTGTTTCTTTTTCGAACTATAATTATATTTTCAAGTGGTTATTCAGGGTATGTAACCAGAATAATGATATTGTCAAATTTGGTAATTTGTGTTGTTTTATCATTAATTATCACTTTAAAGACAAAAAAATTTAATATTTATTGGGTAACGATGATAATTGGTATTTCTATTTTTGGAATGAAATATTCTGGATTTAATGATATGAATAAATTTTGGAATATAGTTATCATATATGTGTATGTTATTTTTTCAGCATTTCAATTAATTTTGTTTTCAATCACAAGATATTTGAAACAAAAAAGTTTAAAAAGATTAATAAAAGTGATACTATGCTTTTTTAGTTGTTACTTTTTTTCCGAATTTTATAATCAGCATTACTGTGAACCTAAATCGATAGTTTACAGTACAGAAATATCAAATATAAAAAACGAAAATGAAATGTTTGAAATAATTCATAAAATGCCAATGGTTAAAAGAATTTATTATAAATATAATCAAAAGGAGGTAATTTATCCAAAATCTGATTATTTTCCCTTCAATTTTGGTTTTATTCCTGATAATGAAAATAAAAATATAATAATGATTTCTTTAAGCACATACATAAATTATGAAAGTATGGATAGATTAGCGGAAAAAGTAAGTGAATATTTAATGTTAATGAATAAAAGCAATGAAAAAATTTATTTGTATATGGTAACTGACAAAAGCGCAGATTCTATATTAAGTGAATATGAACTTGAGAATAAAAATATTAAGAAAGTACACAAATTGAAAGATTTAAGAGAAACAAATAATATGTTAGAATTGTTTTTATACTTACCAGCGAGTCTGATAAAAGGAGAAAGCGATTATGATGGGAATGATAAATAGTGGAAAAAATTGAATATAAATTTAATGGTTTAACTTTTATAATTGAGATAGAAATCGAATTAGAAAGAAATAGAATAAGAATCAATATGGATTCTAGAGATATGTTGACACTATGTTTTTATTTTTCATTAGGGGTTTTGGAAGATATTTCTACAAAACTAAAAATTTTATATGAAATGAAACGAAAAGAACAAAAAAAAGGGAAAGAGTTTAAGCAAATACCAAGAAATATGGCTAAAGAAATATATGTTCATATGTATGTTTTTATCGAAACAAAGAGTACATTGTTAGAAAAGTTTCCTGCGCTAAAGAAAATAAATAGAAGTTCTAAAATAGCAGATATAGGAGCTGATTTTAGTGTAGATGATAATAGTATTTGGACACATAGTGCTTATTATTTTCTTAAAGCTAATGAATTTCTTCAAACAGATCTTTCTTATACATCTATAATTCATAATATAATGAGAAATAATAGAATAACTAATATTCCAGATAATAAAAACATAAAATACCGAATGAAAAACGGTTCAAATAAAATAGAAATACTCTAATTCAAGGAAATATAAAATATGAAGAATACAATTATAATATCAATAAAAATTTCTATTGTCTTATTTGTTTTTTTATTTTGCTTTGTGCAATATTTTATAATAAAAGAATATATAAATGATAGAAAAGCCGTAAATGAAAATAAAAAAGTAGATTATGTAATAATACTGGGAGCAAGAGTAAAAGGAGAAAATCCGACTAAATCACTTATG contains:
- the vapD gene encoding endoribonuclease VapD, with translation MYAIAFDLKIDDLKKNYGDSYNRAYDEIRQELEILGFEWTQDNLYVNSTQKDTLAEVYKAITKLKSIEWFKNSVRDTRAFKVEDWSDFTAIVKE
- a CDS encoding type II toxin-antitoxin system Phd/YefM family antitoxin, producing the protein MLAVSFSTMRNNLKSYCDKAVKENEDVIVTRKNEENVVLINLEKYNQFLKAVQNAEYLAKIDRGFSQMKSGQGQVHDLIEVDDE
- a CDS encoding MFS transporter, with amino-acid sequence MKDKFKNGIYIVYLLFLFRTIIIFSSGYSGYVTRIMILSNLVICVVLSLIITLKTKKFNIYWVTMIIGISIFGMKYSGFNDMNKFWNIVIIYVYVIFSAFQLILFSITRYLKQKSLKRLIKVILCFFSCYFFSEFYNQHYCEPKSIVYSTEISNIKNENEMFEIIHKMPMVKRIYYKYNQKEVIYPKSDYFPFNFGFIPDNENKNIIMISLSTYINYESMDRLAEKVSEYLMLMNKSNEKIYLYMVTDKSADSILSEYELENKNIKKVHKLKDLRETNNMLELFLYLPASLIKGESDYDGNDK
- a CDS encoding Txe/YoeB family addiction module toxin — protein: MMNKLWTDDGWADYLYWQSQDKKTLKRINELIKDIERNGALNGIGKPEALKYRKGFSRRIDETNRLVYAIDENGVLWIISCRGHY